A single genomic interval of Spirosoma taeanense harbors:
- a CDS encoding FtsW/RodA/SpoVE family cell cycle protein: MALRDWIRTHLKGDRQIWMIVLYLSIMSVLVVYSATRTKAFRELDGNTEVFLLKHGSLLLFGLVCTYFAHKINYIYYARLSKFGLWLSIPLLLWAFFKGTNLNDASRWVTIPIINQTFQPSDLAKLALISNLAAMLAKRQRFMNDPSVLFNLILWIGVICSLIILSNTSTALLLAATCFLLMYIGRVPVRYLAYMVGVCVVLGGAGLMLGQRFGTATNRVKSFMDSDTIVYQVEQSYIALANGGLTGQGPGNSHQRNTLPNPFSDFIYAIIVEEYGLLLGGIPVVLAYIWFLWRGIKAIHKTTRPFGGLLSAGLTFSIVFQAFASICVAIGLAPVTGQPLPLLSMGGTSLIFTGLAIGIVLSVSRDEADESKM, translated from the coding sequence ATGGCTCTCCGCGACTGGATTCGTACCCACCTGAAAGGCGATCGTCAGATCTGGATGATTGTCCTGTATCTGTCGATCATGAGCGTCCTGGTCGTATATAGCGCAACCCGGACGAAGGCTTTCCGCGAACTCGATGGCAACACCGAGGTTTTCCTGCTCAAACACGGCTCGCTGCTGCTCTTTGGTCTGGTCTGTACGTATTTCGCTCATAAAATCAACTACATCTATTACGCCCGACTGTCGAAGTTTGGCCTGTGGTTGTCAATCCCGCTGCTGCTTTGGGCGTTCTTCAAGGGCACCAACCTGAACGATGCCTCACGTTGGGTGACGATTCCGATTATTAACCAAACGTTTCAGCCATCCGATTTAGCCAAGCTGGCCCTGATCTCGAACCTGGCGGCCATGCTGGCCAAGCGGCAGCGGTTTATGAACGATCCGAGCGTGCTGTTCAATCTGATTCTCTGGATTGGGGTCATTTGTTCGCTGATTATTCTTTCCAATACGTCAACGGCGCTGCTACTGGCCGCAACCTGCTTTCTGCTGATGTATATCGGTCGGGTACCGGTGCGTTACCTGGCCTACATGGTGGGTGTCTGCGTTGTTCTGGGTGGGGCAGGGCTGATGCTGGGGCAACGCTTCGGCACGGCTACCAACCGGGTGAAAAGTTTCATGGACTCCGATACGATTGTGTACCAGGTTGAACAGTCGTATATCGCCCTGGCCAACGGGGGGCTTACGGGTCAGGGGCCGGGTAATAGCCATCAGCGGAATACATTGCCGAACCCATTTTCGGACTTTATCTATGCCATCATTGTTGAGGAGTATGGGCTGCTCCTGGGCGGTATTCCAGTCGTGCTGGCCTATATCTGGTTTCTCTGGCGAGGCATCAAGGCAATTCATAAAACGACCCGACCCTTCGGTGGGCTTTTATCGGCAGGCTTAACGTTCAGTATAGTCTTTCAGGCGTTTGCCAGCATCTGCGTCGCCATTGGTCTGGCACCCGTAACGGGTCAGCCGCTGCCGTTGCTGAGCATGGGCGGTACGTCGCTGATTTTTACCGGTCTGGCTATTGGTATTGTTCTGAGCGTCAGCAGAGACGAAGCCGACGAAAGTAAAATGTAG
- the murC gene encoding UDP-N-acetylmuramate--L-alanine ligase: protein MTLDRFKYIYFLGIGGIGMSALARWFRVNGYAVAGYDKTPTALTEALQAEGMEIHFSEDIEQIPAKFRENPTETLVIYTPAVPKDHAEYIFLTENGFLLQKRSQVLGLLAGQMTTVGVAGTHGKTTTSSMVAHILRDAGVNCAAFLGGITNNYGTNFLLNEPADDLRSVVCVVEADEFDRSFLTLYPHLAIVTSTDADHLDIYGAHEAVLESFGLFVSQIEASGVLFMKQGLTLADKTKANVRAYSLQNGDYHSQNLRVDNAAFVFDLVHPQGVISDIQLTVPGFHNVENAVAAGAVALELGVSAEAIRSALNSYRGVRRRFEYVLKTDAAILIDDYAHHPAEVQAFLSSVKALYPDRELTAIFQPHLFSRTRDFAEGFAESLSLADHVILLDIYPARELPIEGVTSELIFRDIRAKSKRQSTKAELPDVVREMKPSLLVTIGAGDIDQLLPVLKKELETNR from the coding sequence ATGACGTTAGACCGGTTCAAATACATTTATTTCCTGGGTATCGGCGGGATTGGTATGAGCGCGCTGGCCCGGTGGTTTCGGGTTAACGGCTATGCCGTAGCGGGCTACGACAAAACGCCCACTGCTCTAACCGAAGCCCTGCAGGCCGAAGGAATGGAGATTCACTTCTCGGAAGACATTGAGCAGATACCAGCTAAATTCCGGGAAAACCCAACCGAAACCCTGGTCATCTATACGCCCGCAGTACCCAAAGACCACGCGGAATATATTTTTCTGACCGAAAATGGGTTCCTGCTGCAAAAACGGTCGCAGGTGCTGGGTTTGCTGGCGGGGCAAATGACAACGGTCGGCGTTGCCGGAACCCACGGCAAAACGACCACCTCATCTATGGTTGCGCATATTCTGCGCGATGCGGGGGTCAACTGTGCAGCTTTTTTAGGAGGCATCACAAACAATTACGGCACCAATTTTCTGCTTAACGAACCTGCCGATGATCTTCGGTCGGTCGTATGCGTCGTAGAGGCCGACGAGTTCGACCGTTCGTTTCTGACGTTGTACCCGCATCTGGCCATTGTTACCTCAACCGACGCCGACCATCTGGACATCTACGGAGCACATGAGGCCGTGCTTGAATCGTTCGGCCTGTTTGTTAGCCAGATTGAGGCCAGCGGGGTGTTGTTCATGAAGCAGGGCCTGACGCTCGCTGATAAAACAAAAGCCAACGTTCGGGCGTATTCGCTACAGAACGGCGATTACCATAGCCAGAATCTGCGGGTTGACAATGCCGCCTTCGTGTTTGACCTCGTGCATCCTCAGGGCGTCATTTCTGATATTCAATTGACGGTTCCGGGTTTTCATAACGTCGAAAACGCCGTAGCTGCCGGCGCGGTGGCGCTGGAACTGGGCGTTTCGGCAGAAGCCATTCGGTCGGCGCTAAACAGTTACCGGGGCGTCCGGCGCCGGTTTGAGTATGTGCTCAAAACCGATGCCGCCATACTGATTGACGATTACGCCCATCATCCGGCCGAAGTGCAGGCGTTTCTGTCGTCGGTGAAAGCGTTGTATCCGGACCGTGAACTGACCGCCATATTCCAGCCGCATCTGTTCAGCCGGACGCGCGATTTTGCCGAAGGGTTTGCCGAAAGTCTTTCCCTGGCCGACCATGTTATTTTGCTGGATATTTATCCGGCCCGCGAATTGCCGATCGAAGGCGTTACCTCAGAATTGATTTTTCGCGATATTCGGGCAAAATCAAAGCGCCAAAGCACCAAAGCCGAACTACCCGACGTTGTGCGGGAAATGAAGCCGTCGCTGCTGGTAACGATCGGCGCGGGGGATATTGATCAGCTTCTTCCCGTGCTGAAAAAAGAATTGGAGACCAATAGATAA
- the mscL gene encoding large conductance mechanosensitive channel protein MscL yields the protein MLSEFRQFIAQGNVLDLAVGIIIGAAFTKIVNSLVEDILNPIIGLLIGGVDLTQWKLVIKEAVGTTPEVAIRYGNFLNNVVQFLIVAWVIFLIVKAANRARLSSSLAPKE from the coding sequence ATGTTGAGTGAATTTCGTCAGTTCATTGCCCAGGGAAACGTCCTGGATCTGGCTGTGGGTATCATCATCGGCGCGGCTTTTACCAAGATTGTGAACTCGCTAGTTGAAGACATTCTTAACCCAATTATCGGTCTGCTTATCGGTGGCGTAGACCTGACCCAATGGAAACTCGTCATAAAAGAAGCCGTTGGCACCACACCCGAAGTCGCCATCCGGTACGGGAACTTCCTGAATAATGTTGTTCAATTTCTCATCGTCGCGTGGGTGATTTTCCTGATTGTGAAAGCCGCCAACCGCGCTCGGCTATCCAGCTCACTCGCCCCCAAGGAATAA
- a CDS encoding mechanosensitive ion channel family protein, which yields MNNLPNLQEILTNIVAGLINQLVNFIPRLISAIVIFVIGLLIARLLRAVVKTVLSRIGIDKVGEKLNDINLVRKLNTDIKISTVLAQILYFFVVLIFATAATEMLGVAALTDLIVGITNLVPKLIVAGLMMVVGLFIAEALKKFIITLCESFNISAGRMLGTIVFFFFLIITLINALGQAGLNTELLESSFNLIIGGIIFAFTFGYGFASRDVMANILSSFYSRNKYREGQTIQIDDVKGTIIKIDSTSLMLRTGETTTVFPLQALQTKKVEVFD from the coding sequence ATGAACAACTTACCCAATCTACAGGAGATCCTGACGAACATTGTGGCCGGGCTCATTAACCAGTTGGTTAATTTCATTCCCCGACTGATCAGCGCGATTGTCATATTCGTTATTGGGCTACTAATTGCCAGACTGCTCCGGGCCGTCGTCAAAACCGTATTGAGCCGGATTGGCATCGATAAAGTCGGGGAAAAACTGAACGATATTAATCTGGTCAGGAAGCTGAATACCGATATTAAAATCAGCACGGTACTGGCGCAGATTCTTTACTTCTTCGTTGTCCTAATCTTTGCAACGGCTGCTACCGAGATGCTGGGCGTTGCGGCCCTGACAGATCTGATTGTAGGGATTACGAATCTGGTTCCTAAACTCATCGTAGCCGGATTAATGATGGTTGTCGGGCTCTTTATCGCCGAAGCCCTAAAAAAGTTTATTATCACTTTATGCGAGTCGTTTAATATCAGCGCTGGTCGGATGCTGGGAACGATTGTTTTCTTCTTTTTTCTGATTATTACGCTAATCAACGCGCTGGGACAGGCCGGTCTCAATACGGAACTGCTGGAGTCAAGTTTTAACCTGATTATTGGCGGAATTATCTTCGCCTTTACGTTTGGTTACGGTTTTGCATCCCGCGATGTAATGGCCAATATTTTGTCTTCATTTTACTCCAGGAATAAATACCGGGAAGGCCAGACGATCCAGATCGACGACGTTAAAGGCACGATTATAAAGATTGACAGCACTTCACTGATGTTACGGACCGGCGAGACAACGACGGTTTTTCCCCTGCAAGCGTTACAGACAAAAAAGGTAGAGGTGTTCGACTAA
- the rpsB gene encoding 30S ribosomal protein S2, whose translation MAQIEYKDLLDAGVHFGHLTRKWDPRMAPYIFMEKNGIHIIDLNKTLAALDEACNAIKGIVRSGRKVMFVATKKQAQEIVSEEARRLKMPYVTDRWQGGMLTNFATIRKSLKKMQTLDKMLKDEETVKSIAKRERLTRTRDKEKLERVLGGIADLTRLPAALFVVDVKREHIAVAEAHRLGIPVFAMCDTNSNPDEVDFAIPANDDAYKSISLITLAIGKAIEEGLMERKQDKDDQRIQEEEEAKRNEDLVQARAEDESKLEEGAEATSSPAAVAEDEQEG comes from the coding sequence ATGGCACAAATCGAATATAAAGACCTCCTCGACGCGGGTGTGCACTTTGGCCACCTGACGCGTAAGTGGGACCCCCGGATGGCTCCGTACATCTTCATGGAGAAGAACGGCATCCACATTATTGACCTCAACAAGACACTGGCTGCTCTGGATGAAGCCTGCAATGCCATCAAAGGTATTGTTCGCTCGGGCCGGAAGGTGATGTTTGTGGCAACGAAGAAACAGGCTCAGGAAATCGTTTCGGAAGAAGCACGTCGCCTGAAAATGCCGTACGTAACTGACCGCTGGCAGGGCGGTATGTTGACGAACTTCGCTACGATCCGCAAGTCGCTGAAAAAAATGCAGACGCTGGACAAGATGCTGAAAGACGAGGAGACCGTCAAGAGCATTGCCAAGCGCGAGCGTTTGACCCGGACCCGCGACAAAGAGAAACTGGAGCGCGTGCTGGGCGGTATTGCCGACCTGACACGTTTGCCGGCTGCTCTCTTCGTTGTTGACGTAAAGCGCGAGCACATTGCGGTTGCCGAAGCACACCGTCTGGGTATCCCCGTATTTGCTATGTGTGATACGAACTCGAACCCCGATGAAGTTGACTTCGCTATTCCGGCCAACGACGATGCGTATAAGTCGATTTCTCTCATTACGCTGGCTATCGGTAAGGCTATTGAAGAAGGCCTGATGGAGCGCAAGCAGGACAAAGACGACCAGCGCATCCAGGAAGAGGAAGAAGCTAAGCGGAACGAAGACCTGGTTCAGGCCCGTGCTGAAGACGAAAGTAAGCTGGAAGAAGGCGCAGAAGCAACTTCATCGCCCGCTGCAGTTGCTGAAGACGAGCAGGAAGGATAA
- the murD gene encoding UDP-N-acetylmuramoyl-L-alanine--D-glutamate ligase produces the protein MKKVIILGGGESGVGAALLAQAKGFDVFLSDRGSLKENYRLALEAADIPYEEDRHSEERILDADVVIKSPGIPATVPLVLKLREQGTPVISEIEFAAHYTKAKLIGITGSNGKTTTTLLTHHLLKTAGLNVGLAGNVGDSFAEQVIDDEFDYYVLELSSFQLDDMYETHLDVMMLLNITPDHLDRYGYNFQNYVDSKFRILQNAGSGDDFIYFAESEPIQSELARRNPEVNRLPISLEKTVSPGGYLADGQLVAHNRGQSFTMQQAETTLRGPHNAINTLAAVLAAQSVGVSEEAIRRGLKTFQNAAHRLEPAGTINGVQFINDSKATNVDSVFYALSSMESPTVWIAGGQDKGNEYSQLNEVVRQKVKSLICLGVDNHKLVDFFSDKVSAIYETQDIEKAVAKGLEWAQPGEVVLLSPACASFDLFKNYEDRGNQFKAAVKELISKSASQ, from the coding sequence GTGAAAAAAGTAATAATTCTGGGTGGTGGTGAAAGCGGGGTCGGCGCGGCTCTGCTGGCGCAGGCAAAAGGGTTTGACGTCTTTCTATCGGACCGGGGGTCGCTGAAAGAAAACTACCGGCTGGCGCTGGAAGCTGCCGACATTCCTTATGAGGAAGACCGGCATAGCGAAGAGCGGATTCTGGATGCCGACGTAGTGATAAAAAGCCCCGGAATCCCGGCAACCGTGCCGCTGGTGCTGAAACTTCGGGAGCAGGGGACGCCGGTCATCTCCGAAATCGAATTTGCCGCCCACTACACGAAGGCTAAACTCATTGGCATTACGGGCAGCAACGGCAAGACCACCACTACGCTGCTGACCCATCATCTGCTCAAAACCGCAGGCCTAAACGTGGGCCTGGCCGGAAACGTGGGCGATAGCTTCGCCGAGCAGGTGATCGATGATGAGTTTGACTATTACGTACTTGAGTTAAGCAGCTTTCAGCTCGACGATATGTATGAAACGCACCTCGACGTAATGATGCTGCTCAACATTACCCCTGATCACCTGGACCGCTACGGGTACAACTTTCAGAATTACGTTGACTCAAAATTCCGGATTCTACAGAATGCCGGATCGGGCGACGACTTTATCTATTTTGCGGAGAGCGAACCCATTCAGAGCGAACTGGCCCGGCGTAATCCGGAGGTGAACCGCCTGCCCATTTCGCTCGAAAAAACGGTTTCGCCGGGTGGCTATCTGGCCGACGGACAGTTGGTAGCGCACAACCGGGGCCAATCATTCACTATGCAGCAGGCTGAGACTACGTTACGTGGGCCGCACAATGCCATCAATACGCTGGCGGCCGTGCTGGCGGCTCAATCGGTAGGCGTCTCTGAAGAGGCTATCCGCAGAGGACTCAAAACGTTTCAGAATGCCGCCCACCGGCTCGAACCAGCCGGAACGATCAATGGGGTTCAGTTCATCAACGATTCAAAAGCAACTAACGTAGATTCGGTGTTCTATGCCTTATCGAGCATGGAGTCGCCGACGGTCTGGATTGCGGGTGGCCAGGACAAAGGCAATGAGTATAGCCAGTTGAACGAAGTTGTTCGCCAGAAGGTAAAATCACTGATCTGTCTGGGAGTAGATAACCATAAATTAGTGGACTTCTTTAGTGATAAAGTATCCGCTATCTACGAAACGCAGGACATAGAAAAGGCCGTTGCCAAAGGTCTGGAATGGGCACAACCGGGCGAGGTCGTTCTGCTGTCGCCAGCCTGCGCCAGTTTTGATTTATTTAAAAATTACGAAGACCGGGGCAATCAATTTAAAGCTGCCGTCAAGGAATTAATCAGTAAATCGGCTAGTCAATAA
- a CDS encoding RNA polymerase sigma factor — MKNLADEELVRLYIETQKNAYFEKLYERYCDKVYRKCLSFTKDPMRAEDLAHDIFLKLVVKLSSFKQQAKFSTWLYSITYNHCLDHVRSPHRHQEFYVSEEWDRLDLSDDDGLAEIEEMEATRLQQALQQLTADEQTLLLMKYQDDISLKEIASLTNTTESAVKMRLKRSRDKLRKYYLEGIVFWLLLVIKAALAVRWPFRH; from the coding sequence ATGAAGAATTTGGCTGACGAAGAGTTAGTGCGTTTATACATCGAAACGCAGAAAAACGCCTATTTCGAGAAACTATATGAACGATACTGCGACAAAGTTTATCGGAAGTGCCTGTCGTTTACAAAAGATCCGATGCGGGCTGAAGACCTGGCCCACGACATCTTTCTGAAACTGGTTGTGAAGCTGAGCAGCTTTAAACAGCAGGCGAAGTTTTCAACCTGGCTCTACTCGATTACGTATAATCACTGTCTGGATCATGTGCGTTCTCCACACCGTCATCAGGAGTTCTATGTTAGCGAAGAATGGGATCGCCTTGACTTGAGTGACGACGATGGACTTGCTGAAATTGAAGAGATGGAAGCGACCCGGTTACAGCAGGCGTTGCAGCAGCTCACGGCTGATGAGCAGACGCTGCTTCTGATGAAGTATCAGGATGACATCAGTCTCAAAGAAATAGCCTCGTTGACTAATACGACCGAAAGCGCGGTGAAAATGCGGCTCAAACGATCGCGTGACAAGCTCCGCAAATACTACCTGGAAGGAATCGTCTTCTGGTTATTGCTAGTAATAAAAGCTGCGTTGGCGGTTCGCTGGCCATTTCGGCATTAG
- the tsf gene encoding translation elongation factor Ts produces MAITAADVNKLRQETGAGMMDCKKALTEADGDFEKAKEILRKQGQKIADKRADNTTAEGVVLANVSDDGKTGKIIALACETEPVSKVADFQNLATAVMDAAVKTGATDKSGLLATPQADGRTLQDHITDLMGKIGEKIDVASFETVTADKVVSYIHSNGKLGVLVGLSNTNGTDVTEVGKDVAMQIAAMKPVALDKDGVDATIVEREIEIGKEQARQEGKPEAMLEKIALGKLNKFYKENTLLNQEFVKDNSMTIAQLLDKTSKGLTVSAFKRVVIG; encoded by the coding sequence ATGGCAATTACCGCTGCTGACGTAAACAAACTTCGGCAAGAGACCGGAGCCGGTATGATGGACTGCAAAAAGGCCCTGACCGAAGCCGACGGCGATTTTGAAAAAGCCAAAGAGATTCTGCGGAAGCAGGGTCAGAAAATAGCCGACAAGCGCGCTGACAACACGACTGCTGAAGGTGTCGTACTGGCCAATGTTAGCGATGATGGCAAAACTGGTAAAATTATCGCGTTAGCCTGCGAAACCGAGCCGGTTTCTAAAGTAGCTGACTTCCAGAACCTGGCAACGGCCGTTATGGATGCAGCCGTAAAAACCGGTGCTACCGACAAATCGGGTTTGCTGGCTACTCCCCAGGCCGACGGCCGGACGCTGCAGGACCACATTACGGATTTGATGGGTAAAATCGGTGAAAAAATCGATGTTGCTTCGTTCGAAACCGTGACGGCTGATAAAGTTGTGTCCTACATTCACTCAAACGGCAAATTGGGCGTACTGGTTGGCCTTAGTAATACGAACGGTACGGACGTTACCGAGGTAGGCAAGGATGTCGCCATGCAGATTGCTGCCATGAAACCAGTTGCGCTGGACAAAGATGGCGTTGATGCAACGATTGTTGAGCGCGAAATCGAAATTGGTAAAGAGCAGGCCCGTCAGGAGGGTAAGCCCGAAGCCATGCTTGAGAAAATTGCGCTGGGTAAGCTGAATAAGTTCTATAAAGAAAATACGCTGCTTAACCAGGAATTTGTAAAAGATAACTCGATGACGATTGCACAATTGCTGGACAAAACCAGCAAAGGATTAACCGTTTCAGCCTTCAAGCGAGTTGTTATCGGTTAA
- the murG gene encoding undecaprenyldiphospho-muramoylpentapeptide beta-N-acetylglucosaminyltransferase — MKVIISGGGTGGHIYPAIAIANELKAMDPATEILFVGAEGKMEMEKVPRAGYPILGLPVVGIKRELTLDNLSFPFKLGRSLVRAQQIVRDFQPNVAVGVGGYASGPLLLAASLKGVPTLIQEQNSYAGLTNKVLARWARRVCVAYPGMDAFFAADKIRLTGNPVRSDIQFADQQVEAGQKLFDLEAARKTLLVIGGSQGARTLNESLEAGLQRFVEAGLQVIWQTGPAFIERARQAVASVGSPLIKVYDFIYDMDKAYAVADAVVSRAGALSVSELCLVGRPAILVPFPAAAEDHQTKNAMALVDRNAALLVRDQVAREELVTASLNLLNNSAQRQQLSREIKTFAKPHAAREIAEEVIKITRQ, encoded by the coding sequence ATGAAGGTAATTATCAGCGGTGGCGGAACCGGAGGACATATTTATCCGGCCATTGCCATTGCCAATGAACTAAAGGCAATGGACCCGGCTACCGAGATTTTATTTGTCGGGGCCGAAGGCAAGATGGAAATGGAGAAAGTACCACGGGCTGGCTACCCAATTCTAGGATTGCCCGTGGTCGGCATAAAGCGCGAACTGACGCTGGACAACCTGTCTTTCCCCTTTAAATTGGGTCGTAGTCTGGTCCGGGCGCAGCAGATTGTCCGGGATTTTCAGCCGAACGTAGCCGTAGGGGTGGGTGGTTATGCCAGCGGCCCTTTGCTGCTGGCAGCCTCCTTAAAGGGCGTTCCAACCTTGATTCAGGAGCAGAATTCATATGCCGGATTAACCAATAAAGTCCTGGCTCGCTGGGCCCGGCGCGTCTGCGTGGCATATCCGGGCATGGACGCGTTTTTTGCAGCCGATAAAATACGTCTGACCGGCAATCCCGTTCGTAGTGATATTCAGTTTGCCGATCAGCAGGTTGAAGCGGGTCAAAAACTATTCGATCTGGAGGCCGCGCGAAAGACATTACTGGTGATTGGTGGTAGCCAGGGCGCCCGAACCCTGAACGAGAGCCTGGAAGCAGGTCTGCAACGGTTTGTAGAAGCTGGCCTTCAGGTTATCTGGCAAACGGGCCCGGCGTTCATTGAGCGCGCCCGGCAGGCCGTGGCCTCAGTTGGTTCCCCCCTGATCAAAGTGTACGATTTCATTTACGACATGGATAAAGCCTATGCCGTAGCTGATGCAGTTGTGTCGCGGGCAGGGGCCTTGTCAGTTTCGGAGCTATGCCTGGTGGGCCGACCGGCTATATTGGTGCCTTTTCCGGCAGCCGCCGAAGATCACCAAACCAAGAATGCAATGGCGCTGGTTGACCGAAATGCAGCCTTGCTGGTCCGCGATCAGGTCGCCCGCGAGGAGCTGGTTACGGCCAGCCTGAATCTGTTGAATAATTCTGCGCAGCGTCAACAGTTAAGCCGTGAAATTAAGACCTTTGCCAAACCGCATGCTGCCCGCGAAATTGCGGAAGAAGTAATTAAAATAACGAGGCAGTAA
- a CDS encoding RNA polymerase sigma factor — protein sequence MQTFTDEQLVNLYLETQENEYFKLLYERYSDKVHRKCYSFTKDSFRADDLTQDIFLRLLIKLRSYKQQARFSTWLYSITHNHCTDQVRTPSRRYEVVTGADWDRLDTQSDDGLAERAEAEDLQIQRAMTRLTPDEQHMLRMKYQEEATIKDIAGHHSITESAVKMRLKRSRDRLRHYYWKSNAEDLLYA from the coding sequence ATGCAAACCTTTACAGACGAACAACTGGTTAACCTTTACCTCGAAACCCAGGAGAACGAATACTTCAAACTCTTATACGAACGCTATAGTGACAAGGTTCATCGTAAATGCTACTCATTTACTAAAGATTCATTTAGAGCCGACGACCTGACGCAGGATATTTTTCTAAGGTTATTAATCAAATTGAGAAGTTATAAACAGCAGGCGCGCTTCTCAACCTGGCTCTACTCGATTACGCATAATCATTGCACCGATCAGGTTAGGACCCCAAGTCGGCGATACGAAGTGGTAACCGGTGCAGACTGGGATCGGCTGGATACGCAGTCGGATGATGGGCTGGCCGAACGAGCCGAAGCCGAGGATCTACAAATTCAGCGGGCAATGACCCGACTCACGCCCGATGAGCAGCACATGCTACGGATGAAGTATCAGGAAGAAGCCACTATTAAAGACATTGCCGGACATCATTCGATAACCGAAAGCGCGGTGAAAATGCGGCTCAAGCGTTCCCGCGATCGGCTGCGTCATTACTACTGGAAAAGTAATGCTGAAGACTTGTTGTATGCGTAG
- the rplM gene encoding 50S ribosomal protein L13, with the protein MNTLSYKTISANKETVQKEWVVVDAQGEVLGRLASQIARLIRGKHKTNFTPHVDCGDNVIVINAEKVRLTGSKMTDKIYIRHTGYPGGQRFATPRLLLEKHPERVIEHAVKGMLPKNRLGRRLFTNLHVYVGDQHPHAAQQPTEVKF; encoded by the coding sequence GTGAATACGCTCAGTTACAAAACCATCTCTGCCAACAAAGAAACGGTGCAGAAGGAGTGGGTTGTGGTTGACGCTCAGGGTGAAGTGCTTGGTCGGCTGGCCAGCCAGATCGCACGCCTGATTCGCGGCAAACACAAAACCAACTTCACGCCCCACGTTGACTGTGGGGATAACGTGATCGTCATCAATGCCGAAAAGGTGCGCCTGACCGGTTCGAAGATGACCGACAAAATTTACATCCGCCACACGGGCTACCCCGGCGGTCAGCGCTTCGCCACGCCCCGGCTGTTGCTCGAAAAGCATCCCGAGCGCGTTATCGAACACGCCGTAAAAGGCATGTTGCCTAAAAACCGGCTTGGTCGGCGGTTGTTCACCAACCTGCACGTGTACGTCGGTGACCAGCACCCTCACGCGGCTCAGCAACCCACAGAAGTTAAATTCTAA
- the rpsI gene encoding 30S ribosomal protein S9, producing MDRINTIGRRKTAISRIYMSAGSGAITVNGKDYKQYFPTEVLQIILNQPFSTVNGVGGYDVKVNVRGGGVAGQAEATRMAIARALVEMNADFRPALKKEGFLTRDSRMVERKKYGRRKARRRFQFSKR from the coding sequence ATGGATCGTATTAATACCATTGGCCGCCGTAAAACAGCTATCTCGCGCATTTATATGTCGGCGGGCAGCGGGGCCATCACGGTGAACGGGAAAGATTACAAGCAATATTTCCCCACCGAAGTGCTGCAAATCATTCTGAACCAGCCCTTCTCGACCGTCAACGGGGTAGGTGGCTACGACGTAAAGGTAAACGTTCGTGGTGGTGGCGTAGCCGGTCAGGCAGAAGCCACGCGTATGGCCATCGCCCGCGCACTCGTTGAAATGAACGCTGATTTCCGTCCGGCCCTCAAGAAAGAAGGCTTCCTGACGCGGGATTCGCGCATGGTCGAGCGCAAGAAGTACGGTCGCCGGAAGGCCCGCCGTCGGTTCCAGTTCTCGAAACGTTAA